A DNA window from Haloactinospora alba contains the following coding sequences:
- a CDS encoding rRNA adenine N-6-methyltransferase family protein has product MTPGEKTVATVDREPFIPTTIYVRSEETGWLVPLYRDDDPDTWRSHVHSDQPVVTATEYDPRLPEHLRDPTTGRGVMATSSSSGRSIMARMIDTLELEPGMRVLEIGTGTGYFAALLAHIVGDGLVASVESDPVLAEHARTALDTAGYTVRVVTGDGAAGWPEGAPYDRVVATAAVHTVPYAWVAQTRPGGVVVVPWAPTFHPDGPLAVLTVGEDGTAQGRFAGSAHFMPLHEQRLDPAEVNRMHERWDVEGVPDCTRFGVTITPGDQRVWLDGPDNRIVPLEDHG; this is encoded by the coding sequence ATGACCCCCGGCGAGAAAACGGTCGCCACCGTCGACCGCGAACCGTTCATCCCCACAACGATCTACGTGCGCAGCGAGGAGACCGGGTGGTTGGTCCCGCTGTACCGCGACGACGACCCCGACACGTGGCGCTCCCACGTCCATTCCGACCAGCCCGTGGTCACCGCCACCGAATACGACCCGCGCCTACCCGAACACCTGCGTGACCCCACCACAGGGCGGGGGGTGATGGCGACCTCTTCCAGCAGCGGCCGGTCGATCATGGCCCGCATGATCGACACGTTGGAGCTGGAGCCGGGCATGCGGGTGCTGGAGATCGGCACCGGAACCGGCTACTTCGCCGCCCTGCTGGCCCACATCGTCGGGGATGGCCTGGTCGCCAGCGTCGAGAGTGATCCCGTCCTGGCTGAGCACGCCCGGACCGCGCTGGATACGGCCGGGTACACGGTGCGGGTGGTCACCGGTGATGGCGCGGCCGGCTGGCCCGAGGGAGCCCCGTATGACCGGGTGGTGGCCACCGCCGCCGTGCACACGGTGCCGTATGCGTGGGTGGCCCAGACCCGACCCGGCGGGGTGGTGGTCGTTCCGTGGGCGCCGACGTTCCACCCGGATGGCCCATTGGCTGTGCTCACGGTTGGTGAGGACGGCACCGCCCAGGGCCGGTTCGCGGGGTCGGCGCACTTCATGCCGCTGCACGAGCAACGCCTCGACCCCGCCGAGGTCAACCGGATGCACGAACGGTGGGACGTCGAGGGGGTTCCGGACTGCACCCGGTTCGGGGTGACCATCACCCCTGGCGATCAGCGGGTGTGGCTGGACGGGCCGGACAACCGGATAGTGCCATTGGAGGATCACGGCTGA
- a CDS encoding TetR/AcrR family transcriptional regulator yields MPPPPGAADKPSPRRTGRPGYDAESVLRVAVRLFNEQGYDGTSMGDLARALGVTKSAIYHHVSAKEELLRRSLDRALDALFAVTREPAATSGSAIDRLDHVLRGSVRVLVAELEHVTLLLRVRGNTEVERRALERRREFDHIVSELVRHGAEEGDIRPDIDPALASRLMFGTVNSIVEWYRPGRGLEADELADALAAMAFNGLRA; encoded by the coding sequence ATGCCTCCTCCACCCGGCGCTGCCGACAAACCCTCCCCGCGCCGTACCGGCCGTCCGGGGTACGACGCGGAGTCCGTGCTGCGCGTCGCCGTGCGGCTGTTCAACGAACAGGGCTACGACGGCACCAGCATGGGTGACCTGGCGCGCGCCCTCGGCGTCACCAAGTCCGCCATCTACCACCACGTCTCCGCCAAGGAGGAGCTGCTGCGCCGGTCCCTGGACCGGGCACTGGACGCCCTGTTCGCTGTCACCCGCGAACCCGCCGCCACCAGCGGGTCGGCGATCGACCGGTTGGACCACGTGTTGCGGGGCAGTGTGCGGGTACTGGTCGCCGAACTGGAACACGTGACGCTGCTGCTGCGGGTGCGCGGCAACACCGAGGTGGAACGCCGCGCCCTGGAGCGGCGCCGCGAGTTCGACCACATCGTCAGCGAGCTGGTCCGCCACGGTGCCGAGGAGGGGGACATCCGACCCGACATCGACCCGGCGCTGGCCAGCAGGCTGATGTTCGGAACGGTGAACTCGATCGTCGAGTGGTACCGCCCGGGCCGCGGCCTGGAGGCCGACGAGCTCGCCGACGCGCTCGCCGCGATGGCGTTCAACGGGTTGCGGGCCTGA
- a CDS encoding DUF397 domain-containing protein: MSAHAPTTTWHKSSYSNGERACVEVAEGPVTAVRDTQNRQAGHLSFSATEWKAFLDEVRADRL; this comes from the coding sequence ATGAGCGCTCACGCTCCCACCACGACATGGCACAAGTCCAGCTACAGCAACGGCGAACGCGCGTGCGTCGAGGTCGCTGAGGGTCCGGTGACCGCTGTCCGCGACACCCAAAACCGCCAGGCTGGCCACCTGTCGTTCTCCGCCACCGAGTGGAAGGCGTTCCTCGACGAGGTGCGCGCCGACCGCCTGTAA
- a CDS encoding CYTH domain-containing protein — MNAVEVERKRDLGSRADTVLTRLVEHGWIPSTPVAETDDYYSRPDVDFMATVECLRLRQRDDFAELTYKPPSNAATHSAEEVISKTEVNTELAHGQAQQAQQLLAALGMVHLVQVAKTRTTYHHPRENDLVVTVDEVVEVGTFAEVEILSADTGTAVTKLTRTETELELSELPPVSLPYRDLAMRAGSPLQRTGGT; from the coding sequence ATGAACGCGGTCGAGGTGGAGCGCAAGCGTGACCTGGGGAGCAGAGCCGATACAGTGCTCACCCGGCTGGTAGAGCACGGATGGATCCCTTCGACTCCGGTAGCGGAGACCGACGATTACTACTCGCGTCCCGACGTCGACTTCATGGCCACCGTGGAGTGCCTCCGGCTGCGCCAGCGGGACGACTTCGCCGAACTCACCTACAAACCCCCCTCCAACGCGGCGACACACTCGGCCGAGGAGGTGATCTCCAAGACCGAGGTGAACACGGAGCTGGCGCACGGCCAGGCGCAGCAGGCGCAACAGCTCCTCGCCGCCCTGGGTATGGTTCACCTGGTCCAGGTGGCCAAGACACGCACGACGTATCACCACCCCCGAGAGAACGACCTGGTGGTGACGGTCGACGAGGTGGTCGAGGTCGGCACGTTCGCCGAGGTGGAGATCCTCAGCGCTGACACCGGAACAGCGGTAACGAAGTTGACAAGGACGGAGACCGAGCTGGAGCTGTCGGAGCTGCCACCAGTGTCCCTGCCCTACCGGGACCTGGCCATGCGAGCCGGGTCGCCACTCCAACGGACCGGCGGAACGTGA
- a CDS encoding type II toxin-antitoxin system Phd/YefM family antitoxin: MEINSRRGDAVLVSCEDYEALEETAHLLRSPANAQRLLESLAQARRGEYEEHPLSR, encoded by the coding sequence GTGGAGATCAACTCCCGACGGGGCGATGCGGTGCTGGTCTCCTGCGAGGACTACGAAGCGTTGGAGGAGACCGCGCACCTGCTGCGTTCTCCCGCGAACGCCCAACGGCTGTTGGAGAGCCTCGCTCAGGCCCGTCGTGGCGAGTACGAAGAACACCCGCTGTCACGATGA
- a CDS encoding helix-turn-helix domain-containing protein: MGNTATGTTGSTVPKRQLGRHLRKLRNQAGFTVKLAAHEMEFSEAKVWRIESGQVALRSLDVEAMCRLYGAPDDLTDALKALAKETKARGWWHSFGDVIPEGFDVYIGLEEAASDFRWYEPELVPGLLQTEAYTRALITESRPNSAAEEIDRLVHVQTSRKALVTRTIEPPMLRVVINEAVLKRPVGGPDVMAAQLQHLAELSQRPNIDLRVVPFAAGMHPGVRSGAFIMLGFPVNGTGEPSEPTTVYLNHLAGELYLDKDREVDRYDAVFANLWAVSLDETISEQMLTTAAKEIAK; encoded by the coding sequence ATGGGCAATACGGCGACAGGCACGACCGGCTCGACAGTGCCCAAGCGCCAGCTCGGCCGCCACCTCCGAAAGCTGCGCAACCAAGCGGGGTTTACGGTCAAACTGGCTGCGCATGAGATGGAGTTCTCGGAAGCGAAAGTTTGGCGTATCGAGAGCGGGCAGGTTGCACTGCGTTCCCTCGACGTCGAGGCGATGTGCAGGCTCTACGGCGCTCCCGACGACCTCACCGACGCACTGAAGGCACTCGCCAAGGAGACCAAAGCGCGTGGATGGTGGCACAGCTTCGGGGATGTGATCCCTGAGGGGTTCGACGTGTACATCGGGTTGGAGGAAGCAGCCTCGGACTTCCGCTGGTACGAGCCGGAGCTTGTTCCGGGGCTGTTGCAAACCGAGGCCTACACGCGGGCTCTTATCACGGAATCAAGGCCAAATTCCGCAGCCGAGGAAATCGACCGCCTCGTTCACGTCCAAACCTCTCGAAAGGCCCTGGTCACACGTACCATCGAGCCGCCGATGTTGCGGGTGGTGATTAACGAGGCAGTACTGAAACGCCCGGTCGGCGGCCCGGATGTCATGGCTGCCCAGCTCCAGCACCTCGCTGAGTTGAGTCAGCGGCCTAACATCGACTTGAGGGTGGTCCCTTTTGCCGCCGGGATGCACCCCGGGGTCAGATCCGGCGCGTTCATCATGCTGGGCTTTCCGGTCAATGGCACGGGCGAACCTTCGGAGCCCACCACGGTGTATCTGAACCATCTCGCAGGTGAGCTCTACCTTGACAAGGATCGCGAGGTGGACCGGTACGACGCAGTGTTTGCCAACCTATGGGCTGTGTCGCTAGACGAGACCATCTCAGAACAGATGTTGACCACGGCAGCTAAGGAGATCGCGAAATGA
- a CDS encoding response regulator, with amino-acid sequence MPESLWVELASALPTLLWVVFASVVFLSLRRPLLNRIVPHIAEIKGPGLEITLKDAEQLIEKADEDTTGGESHSAEPDTVKQRRSAVNRLEHAAVYLRSGRILWVDDIPSNNSALTRLFTEMDMRVDQATTTGEALELLYRYSYDLVISDIERHGDPGAGIDMVREFHRAGIRVPVIYHAAKFDPRLGVDPMVFAGTNSPSHVLNYVIDIMERRRLGDAMLPFHNR; translated from the coding sequence ATGCCGGAATCCCTGTGGGTGGAACTGGCCAGTGCGCTTCCCACCCTGCTCTGGGTCGTTTTCGCCTCCGTCGTGTTCCTCTCGTTACGCCGGCCGCTGCTCAACAGGATCGTTCCCCACATTGCGGAGATCAAGGGCCCCGGGCTGGAGATAACCCTGAAGGACGCGGAACAGCTCATCGAGAAAGCGGACGAGGACACTACCGGCGGGGAGTCTCATTCCGCAGAGCCCGACACCGTGAAGCAGCGGCGTTCGGCCGTGAACCGACTGGAACACGCCGCCGTTTACCTCAGGAGCGGCAGGATACTGTGGGTTGACGACATACCGAGCAACAACAGCGCACTGACCAGGTTGTTCACCGAGATGGACATGCGGGTGGACCAGGCCACCACAACGGGGGAGGCGTTGGAGCTCCTCTACCGATATTCCTACGACCTGGTGATCAGCGACATAGAACGGCACGGTGATCCTGGTGCCGGCATCGACATGGTGCGCGAATTCCATCGCGCTGGAATTCGGGTTCCGGTTATCTATCATGCCGCGAAGTTCGATCCCCGTTTGGGCGTGGATCCCATGGTTTTCGCCGGAACCAACTCTCCCAGCCACGTACTCAACTACGTGATCGACATAATGGAGCGACGGCGGCTCGGCGACGCCATGCTGCCGTTCCACAACCGGTGA
- a CDS encoding AMP-binding protein yields the protein MAHHTPSRDSRPARPHGIGAAPDPGPLDPMERASRDELETHQLRHLRWTLRHAYENQPFYRRKCDDAGVTPDDLRDLTDLTRFPFTTKQDLRDAYPFDAFAVPMDRVVRVHASSGTTGGASVAGYTRADVATWSELVARAIRASGGKPGEKVHVAYGYGLFTGGLGAHYGAERLGCTVIPVSGGNTARQADLIADFRPDTIMVTPSYLLTIADELRARGTDPRATSLRTAILGAEPWTEDMRREIEDTFDLHAVDIYGLSEVMGSGVANEYVETKDAPHVFEDHFLPEIVDPDSGRPVPDGGAGELVFTTLTKEAMPVVRYRTRDLSRLLPGTARPAFRRMAKVTGRSDDTIILRGVNLVPSQVEEQVLRLGALAPHFQLVLRRPDRLDELTVRVEHRPQAGEAAAAAEEQLASAVKERLGVSAAVEVVPPGTLPRSSGKTSRVRDERPG from the coding sequence ATGGCCCACCACACCCCTTCCCGCGACTCCCGCCCCGCCCGGCCGCACGGCATCGGCGCCGCACCCGACCCCGGACCGCTGGACCCGATGGAACGCGCCTCCCGCGACGAGCTGGAGACCCACCAGCTGCGCCACCTCCGGTGGACGCTGCGCCACGCCTACGAGAACCAGCCCTTCTACCGGCGCAAGTGCGACGACGCCGGTGTCACCCCCGACGACCTGCGTGACCTCACCGACCTGACCCGCTTCCCGTTCACCACCAAGCAGGACCTGCGCGACGCCTACCCGTTCGACGCGTTCGCCGTCCCCATGGACCGGGTGGTCCGGGTGCACGCCTCCAGCGGCACCACCGGCGGAGCCTCCGTGGCGGGCTACACCCGCGCCGACGTAGCGACCTGGTCCGAGCTGGTGGCCCGCGCCATCCGCGCCTCGGGCGGGAAACCGGGGGAGAAGGTGCACGTCGCCTACGGGTACGGCCTGTTCACCGGCGGGCTCGGCGCCCACTACGGCGCCGAGCGGCTGGGCTGCACCGTCATCCCCGTCTCCGGCGGCAACACCGCCCGGCAGGCCGACCTGATCGCCGACTTCCGACCGGACACGATCATGGTCACCCCCTCCTACCTGCTCACCATCGCCGACGAGCTGCGCGCCCGGGGCACGGACCCGCGGGCCACCTCGCTGCGCACGGCCATCCTGGGCGCCGAACCGTGGACCGAGGACATGCGCCGGGAGATCGAGGACACGTTCGACCTGCATGCCGTGGACATCTACGGCCTGTCCGAGGTGATGGGGTCCGGCGTGGCCAACGAGTACGTGGAGACCAAGGACGCGCCGCACGTGTTCGAGGACCACTTCCTGCCGGAGATCGTGGACCCGGACAGCGGGCGGCCCGTGCCCGACGGCGGCGCGGGCGAGCTCGTGTTCACCACCCTCACGAAGGAGGCCATGCCGGTGGTGCGCTACCGCACCCGCGACCTGTCCCGCCTCCTGCCGGGTACGGCCCGGCCGGCGTTCCGCCGCATGGCCAAGGTGACCGGCCGCAGCGACGACACGATCATCCTGCGCGGTGTGAACCTCGTCCCCTCCCAGGTGGAGGAGCAGGTGCTGCGCCTCGGCGCGCTCGCGCCGCACTTCCAGCTGGTGCTGCGCCGCCCGGACCGGCTGGACGAGCTCACGGTGCGGGTGGAGCACCGGCCGCAGGCGGGCGAGGCGGCCGCGGCCGCAGAGGAGCAGCTGGCCAGCGCGGTCAAGGAACGGCTCGGAGTGAGCGCCGCTGTGGAGGTGGTGCCGCCCGGGACGCTGCCGCGCTCCTCCGGCAAGACCTCCCGCGTCCGCGACGAGCGCCCCGGGTGA
- a CDS encoding DUF2511 domain-containing protein, with protein sequence MSTGAKLGIGCGGCAGALLIAAVFAVLIQTVVGDGDSSPSQADQDQEQQDEEGQDSGDKDADENDQEDDPPEWLENGYVSEAMFKERDLTWPLTVDEGSLRCEADEAVVFVDPDNKDYAVNGAATEAGYDDIDPVWADDEDTIAELEDAGADEGNHPRPESFHR encoded by the coding sequence ATGTCCACCGGCGCCAAGCTCGGCATCGGCTGCGGTGGATGCGCCGGCGCCCTCCTCATCGCCGCAGTGTTCGCGGTCCTCATCCAGACAGTCGTCGGCGACGGCGACAGCAGCCCCAGCCAGGCCGACCAGGACCAAGAGCAGCAGGATGAGGAGGGCCAGGATTCCGGCGATAAGGACGCCGACGAGAACGATCAGGAGGACGACCCCCCGGAGTGGCTGGAGAACGGCTACGTCAGCGAGGCCATGTTCAAGGAGCGAGACCTCACGTGGCCGCTGACCGTGGACGAGGGATCCCTGCGGTGCGAAGCCGATGAGGCCGTCGTCTTCGTCGACCCGGATAACAAGGACTACGCCGTCAACGGCGCCGCGACCGAGGCAGGCTACGACGACATCGACCCGGTGTGGGCCGACGATGAGGACACCATTGCCGAGCTGGAGGACGCGGGTGCCGACGAGGGCAACCATCCCCGACCTGAAAGTTTCCATCGGTGA
- a CDS encoding MerR family transcriptional regulator, with amino-acid sequence MSIPGSWSSPLLRPGDVAEVFGVTTSTVNAWVREGRLAPVVVTPGGHRRFAPGQVQDLMAATRHQNGRGGDT; translated from the coding sequence GTGAGTATCCCCGGGAGTTGGTCTTCTCCGTTGCTGCGTCCGGGTGATGTGGCTGAGGTGTTCGGTGTCACCACCTCGACCGTCAACGCCTGGGTGCGTGAGGGCCGCCTGGCCCCGGTGGTGGTTACTCCGGGCGGGCACCGGCGGTTCGCGCCCGGCCAGGTTCAGGACCTTATGGCCGCCACCCGTCACCAGAACGGGAGGGGTGGTGACACGTGA